A part of Thermofilaceae archaeon genomic DNA contains:
- the sucD gene encoding succinate--CoA ligase subunit alpha produces MTILVDQGTRVLVQGITGRQGSLHTEEMLRYGTKVVAGVSPGKGGGRVHGVPVYDTVAEAVEAHPDINASIIFVPARYAPDAVYEAVDAGIPLVVVITEGIPVHETLLMVNYATRRGSTIIGPNTPGVISVGKCKVGIMPGHLFKPGRIGIVSRSGTLTYEVALRLAEAGFGVSTAVGIGGDPVTGLSFWDVYEMFQRDPETDAVVLVGEIGGTREEEFARAYAVRRGKPVVAYIAGRYAPPGRRMGHAGAIAFGARGTYEGKVEELSRAGVPVAGSLREIPALLTRALREAGSG; encoded by the coding sequence GTGACGATTCTCGTAGATCAGGGCACGAGGGTCCTCGTGCAGGGGATCACAGGGAGGCAGGGTAGCCTGCACACGGAGGAGATGCTCCGCTACGGGACAAAGGTCGTAGCCGGAGTTTCGCCCGGCAAGGGGGGTGGGAGGGTGCACGGTGTCCCGGTCTACGATACAGTGGCTGAGGCGGTGGAGGCCCACCCCGACATCAACGCGTCGATAATCTTCGTCCCGGCACGCTACGCTCCAGACGCCGTCTATGAGGCGGTTGACGCTGGGATCCCGCTGGTAGTGGTTATCACGGAGGGGATCCCGGTGCACGAAACCCTCCTCATGGTCAACTACGCCACGCGGCGGGGCTCCACGATCATCGGTCCAAACACGCCGGGCGTGATCAGCGTTGGGAAGTGCAAGGTGGGGATCATGCCGGGTCACCTCTTCAAGCCCGGGAGGATCGGTATCGTTTCGAGGAGCGGGACGCTCACCTACGAGGTCGCGTTGAGGCTCGCCGAAGCGGGCTTCGGAGTATCGACCGCCGTCGGGATCGGCGGAGACCCTGTCACTGGGCTCAGCTTCTGGGACGTCTACGAGATGTTCCAGCGGGATCCCGAAACGGACGCCGTGGTACTCGTGGGAGAGATCGGTGGAACGAGGGAGGAGGAGTTCGCCAGGGCGTACGCTGTAAGGCGCGGCAAGCCCGTCGTCGCGTACATAGCCGGCCGCTACGCGCCACCCGGCAGGAGGATGGGTCACGCCGGTGCCATAGCATTCGGCGCCCGGGGTACTTACGAGGGGAAGGTTGAGGAGCTCTCCCGAGCCGGAGTGCCCGTAGCCGGTAGCTTACGCGAGATCCCAGCGCTACTAACGCGGGCCCTAAGAGAGGCCGGCTCGGGGTAA
- a CDS encoding thiamine pyrophosphate-dependent enzyme has protein sequence MASAFDTGRRPQWCPGCGNYGILAAVRAALAELGLKPESVVAVAGIGCHGRMTEYLGVNAFHAIHGRAVPVAVGVKLANPSLKVIVHTGDGDAYSIGLSHLLHAARRNVGIAVIVHNNMIFALTTGQAGPTTPKGVRTRSTPSGNPEEPFNPILLALASGATFVARGFSDDVQHLKELIKRAVNHRGFAIIDVIQPCPTFYDVRREIRGRLYKLEGHDPADFKAALNLALEAEKIPLGVLYDVEKPAFEENFKHLVKQPAELASLRKLSLAKLLARFS, from the coding sequence GTGGCTAGCGCCTTCGACACGGGTAGGCGGCCCCAGTGGTGCCCGGGCTGCGGGAACTACGGCATCCTCGCGGCAGTGAGAGCGGCGCTCGCCGAGCTGGGGCTCAAGCCGGAGAGCGTGGTCGCGGTTGCTGGCATCGGCTGCCACGGCAGGATGACGGAGTACCTGGGGGTGAACGCCTTCCACGCGATACACGGGAGGGCGGTACCCGTTGCAGTCGGCGTGAAGCTGGCGAACCCCAGCCTGAAGGTTATCGTCCACACCGGCGACGGGGACGCGTACTCGATCGGCCTCAGCCACTTGCTCCACGCGGCCCGGAGGAACGTAGGTATCGCGGTCATCGTCCACAACAACATGATCTTCGCCCTTACGACGGGCCAGGCGGGCCCCACGACCCCGAAGGGTGTTAGAACCAGATCGACGCCGTCCGGGAACCCGGAGGAGCCCTTCAACCCAATTCTGCTAGCCTTGGCTAGCGGGGCGACTTTCGTCGCTCGCGGCTTCAGCGACGACGTCCAGCACTTGAAGGAGCTGATTAAGCGCGCCGTAAACCACAGGGGCTTCGCGATAATCGACGTTATTCAGCCCTGCCCCACCTTCTACGACGTGAGGCGCGAGATCAGGGGAAGGCTGTACAAGCTGGAGGGGCACGACCCCGCGGACTTCAAGGCGGCTTTGAACCTTGCCTTGGAGGCGGAGAAGATCCCGCTCGGCGTGCTCTACGATGTCGAGAAGCCGGCCTTCGAGGAGAACTTCAAGCACTTGGTTAAGCAGCCCGCAGAGCTCGCGAGCCTAAGGAAGCTCAGCCTAGCGAAGCTGCTAGCCAGGTTCAGCTAA
- a CDS encoding succinate--CoA ligase subunit beta, which yields MILHEFEVKRILEQYGIPTEQAVLVGEADVGRFEELVSRLKPPYVVKAQVRGWGRGRMGLVRIAGTLSEAKSHALQMLGATFRGERVRHVMVSEKLRVVRELYLSMMVGGSPPGVLLLASSAGGIEVEEAAGGVLMLRVDPYTGLRSYHVRRVAKQLNTPESAIEPILRGMYKALWDYSLTLLELNPLAETERGLVAVDRKAIADTDSGNPRLAEFISRYEEELGSLQLEAKRWGFAAVELEGDVAVVGNGAGLTLATLDAVAEAGGRPGLFLDLGGGAAAERVKAALKLVLSEPGIQKVLVNIVGGITRCDEVAKGVVEALREAGGRSVKLVVRLTGFMEEEGRRILSEAGVKVFGALEEAVSEVVGP from the coding sequence GTGATACTCCACGAGTTCGAGGTTAAGCGGATCCTCGAGCAGTACGGAATCCCCACGGAGCAAGCAGTCCTGGTCGGCGAGGCAGACGTGGGGAGATTCGAGGAGCTAGTATCCCGCCTCAAACCCCCCTACGTCGTGAAAGCCCAGGTACGTGGGTGGGGCAGGGGGAGGATGGGCTTGGTGAGGATCGCGGGAACGCTCAGCGAGGCTAAGTCGCACGCGCTGCAAATGCTCGGTGCAACGTTCAGGGGCGAGAGAGTTAGGCACGTGATGGTCTCGGAGAAGCTCCGCGTGGTGAGGGAGCTGTACTTGTCCATGATGGTGGGTGGCTCTCCGCCGGGGGTGCTCCTCTTAGCCAGCTCCGCCGGCGGGATCGAGGTGGAGGAGGCTGCGGGAGGTGTGCTCATGCTGAGGGTGGATCCGTACACGGGCCTCAGGAGCTACCACGTGAGGCGGGTCGCGAAGCAGCTGAACACGCCGGAGAGCGCGATCGAGCCCATCCTGCGGGGCATGTACAAGGCCCTTTGGGACTACAGCCTCACCCTCCTCGAGCTCAACCCTCTAGCCGAGACTGAGCGGGGGCTCGTTGCGGTGGATCGCAAGGCCATCGCGGACACCGACTCGGGCAACCCTAGGCTCGCGGAGTTCATCTCCAGGTACGAGGAGGAGCTCGGCTCCCTGCAGCTCGAAGCTAAGCGGTGGGGTTTCGCCGCGGTGGAGCTTGAGGGAGATGTCGCGGTGGTCGGTAACGGCGCGGGGCTGACGCTGGCCACCTTGGACGCGGTGGCTGAGGCTGGCGGGAGGCCGGGTCTCTTCCTCGACCTGGGCGGTGGAGCAGCGGCGGAGCGCGTGAAAGCTGCGCTAAAGCTCGTGCTGAGCGAGCCCGGCATCCAGAAGGTGCTGGTGAACATCGTGGGCGGGATCACTAGGTGCGATGAGGTGGCGAAGGGGGTTGTCGAAGCCCTACGAGAGGCCGGTGGAAGGAGCGTTAAGCTGGTGGTACGCTTGACCGGCTTCATGGAGGAGGAGGGGAGGAGGATCCTCAGCGAGGCGGGGGTCAAGGTCTTCGGAGCGCTAGAGGAGGCTGTGAGCGAGGTGGTCGGCCCGTGA